One Thermicanus aegyptius DSM 12793 DNA segment encodes these proteins:
- the flgC gene encoding flagellar basal body rod protein FlgC yields MSLFQGMDISGSALTVNRLRMDIISSNIANADTTRGQYVNGAWVPYRRKMVSIAPMTEKSSFQEILQNEMDQTNQAGVKVTGIYEDPSPDRLIYDPSHPDADANGYVRLPNVDILREMVDLMNASRSYDANVTALNATKAMYMKALEIGK; encoded by the coding sequence ATGAGTCTTTTCCAAGGCATGGACATTAGCGGTTCCGCTTTGACGGTGAATCGCCTGCGCATGGACATCATTTCCTCTAACATAGCAAATGCAGACACTACGCGGGGGCAGTATGTGAATGGAGCGTGGGTGCCCTACCGGAGAAAGATGGTTTCCATTGCTCCGATGACGGAAAAATCCTCCTTCCAGGAGATCTTACAGAATGAGATGGATCAAACGAATCAGGCAGGGGTAAAAGTGACCGGAATTTACGAAGATCCCTCTCCTGACCGCCTTATCTATGATCCCAGCCATCCGGATGCCGATGCCAACGGTTACGTTAGATTGCCGAATGTGGACATTCTCCGGGAGATGGTGGATTTGATGAACGCTTCCCGCTCCTATGACGCGAACGTTACCGCACTTAACGCCACCAAGGCCATGTACATGAAAGCCCTGGAAATCGGAAAATAG